In Luteitalea sp. TBR-22, one genomic interval encodes:
- a CDS encoding chemotaxis protein CheX: MQYLEQEIISLTQYIWGATLNLEATPHDTPVTPMPGGRTLDGVINITGAWAGALVLQVPEHVARRAAAVMFEVPEASASLEDMQDAVGELTNMTGGNVKALLDGHCQLSLPAVVEGRDYSIRVPGSEAVTRVTFDIDGEPFVVSLLARSDANRSAERRSASVA, from the coding sequence ATGCAGTACCTGGAGCAGGAAATCATCTCCCTGACGCAGTACATCTGGGGTGCGACCCTGAACCTCGAGGCGACGCCTCACGACACGCCCGTGACGCCGATGCCCGGAGGGCGGACGCTCGACGGGGTGATCAACATCACCGGTGCGTGGGCCGGCGCCCTCGTGCTGCAGGTGCCCGAGCACGTGGCGCGGCGGGCGGCGGCGGTCATGTTCGAGGTGCCCGAGGCCTCGGCCTCGCTCGAGGACATGCAGGACGCGGTGGGCGAACTCACCAACATGACCGGTGGCAACGTCAAGGCGCTGCTCGACGGGCATTGCCAGCTGTCGCTGCCCGCGGTCGTCGAGGGCCGCGACTACTCGATTCGCGTGCCTGGCAGCGAAGCCGTGACGCGGGTGACCTTCGACATCGACGGCGAGCCGTTCGTGGTGAGCCTGCTGGCCCGCAGCGACGCCAACCGCTCGGCCGAGCGGCGCTCGGCTTCGGTCGCCTAG
- a CDS encoding DUF4920 domain-containing protein, with the protein MRPASSPRRLATLVLLLAAGLLAAPTTRAAEDAGKVYGEGVTAKRAVPIAALLDKPTAHTGKTVRVDGVVTQVCQSMGCWIEIGDPALGRGVRFKAKDGVIVFPKEAVGRKVSAQGTFEEIATSPVREAHAEHARSAENSGKPPVTTPAEKIYWVRVTGAVLY; encoded by the coding sequence ATGCGTCCAGCCTCGTCCCCTCGTCGCCTCGCCACCCTCGTCCTGCTGTTGGCTGCCGGCCTGCTCGCAGCCCCGACCACGCGCGCCGCCGAGGACGCCGGCAAGGTGTATGGGGAGGGCGTGACGGCCAAGCGGGCGGTCCCCATTGCCGCGTTGCTCGACAAGCCGACCGCGCACACGGGGAAGACCGTGCGCGTGGATGGCGTGGTGACGCAGGTCTGCCAGTCGATGGGGTGCTGGATCGAGATCGGGGATCCTGCCCTCGGCCGGGGCGTGCGCTTCAAGGCGAAGGACGGCGTGATCGTGTTCCCGAAGGAAGCGGTGGGACGCAAGGTGTCGGCGCAGGGCACGTTCGAGGAGATCGCGACCTCGCCGGTCCGGGAGGCGCACGCCGAGCATGCCCGGTCCGCCGAGAACAGCGGCAAGCCGCCGGTGACCACCCCGGCCGAGAAGATCTACTGGGTGCGCGTGACCGGCGCGGTCCTCTACTGA